The Anaerolineales bacterium region CGTTACAGGCTGGCTGGGTTGAATGGCTTGCGCTTTGGCATTCAGGATTTTGTACACGCCGATGGCGGCGGCGATCCCAGCGACGGTCAGCGCAACACCGATGGCGATCATCACGACCATCAACCCGAAGTTGAAGGTGTCGTACAAGCCTGCCTGAAAATCTGCCTTTTGCATGGCGGCGACGGTTGACTCGTTCAATTCCTGTTGTCGTTTGGCGGCAGCGTACTCCGCTTGTTGGTTCATCTGGTTGATCTGGTTCTCGGTCTGCGCCTTAAGAACTTGCAGGTCCAGATCCGCTTTCTGACGTTCGATGTCCGTTTGAACGTTCATCTCATACGCCGTCGCGGAGGCGATCTTGCCGTTGAGCCATTTGGCTTCTTTGAGGTTAGCTCCAAGAGCGACTGCACCCATCAAAACCACCATCGCGAGGAAGAATAACCATTTTGCGCCTGACGAATGTCCATTTTGGTTGTACATGGCAAACTCCTTTCTTTATGGATGCGCCAAGTGTACGACCGCTTTTTACAGGAGAGCCACAGGCGTCTCATGGTTGTCTTTTGGGTTTCTATATCTTTTCTCACGATTTTCTATCAAAAATAAAAAGTGGATTGGAAACGCTCCAATCCACCGTGAGGTTGGTTCAAATGTGACGCGGATTCAAACAGGGGAAGATTCGGCTTGCAGATCCGCCTGAAGCAGTTGCAGCGCCTGTAACCTAACCAGTTCAGGATAGATCGTTTTGTACACACTGCAATATGGCGATGAAACGTTCGATGTCCCCGTGATATTTTTTGCGTGGATGGGACACCCGCCCGCGCACCAGTAACGCCATTCGCAGGTGTTGCATCCGTTGCGATGGTCAATCGGCGGGTTAGGGAAATCCTCGAAGCGGGGAGATTCGAGCATTTGCAGGGGAATCCCTGGCAGGTTGTAACCCGTCAACATGTGACAGGGCAAGACGCTTCCGTCGGTGTCAATGCTCAGGTAATTCCGCCCCGCGCCGCAGACGTGTTGATGCGCCGTGCCGAAGTTACTGCGGTCTATCAACCCTTCCATGAAGTTGTAATCGGGCAAATTCTCTTCGATGACCTTCAACGCCTCTTGCAGGGCGCGGGTCAAGGAAGTGTTGTCCGCCGCGAGGGTGTCGTCGAGGCTGTGGGGGCGATAGAAGTTCAGGTTCAGCATGAGGCGGTGTTCGAGCGCGAAAGCGACCAGCGCAGGCACGTCGTCCACATTCAGGTGAGTGATCGTGGTGATCAAGTAGGGCTTGAGTCCCATTTCGAGCGCGAGTAGAACGGATTGGAACACCCGCTCGAAGGTCGGGTTGCCGTTGCGGACGGGACGCTGGCGGTCGTGTCCCTCGCCGAATCCATCCAGTGAAATCGAGAGACGGAAGCCTTCATCCTTGATGAATTGCAAGCGCTCACGATTGAGCAAAGTGGCGTTCGTGACGAGCACCTCGGTCAGATTCAGACCCGTTTCCTGCGCGCGCAGTTTCGCCCGCGCGTGCAAGGCGGGGATCAACTCCCAATTCATGGTCGGTTCGCCGCCCGCGTATTTGATCTTGACTTCGGGATGCCCGTGCGTTTGCGCCAACTCGAAGAGACGATCCACCGCCTGTAAGCCTGTTTCCAGACTCATGCGGCGCATATCCTTGCTGACAAAGCAATGCGCGCAAGCCAGGTTACAGGCGCGGGTGAGGTACAGCCACGATTCAAGCGGCGAGGCGACTTGAGGTAAAGCAGTAAGTTCAGGCTGGGTCGTTGCTTCTCGTAAAAGTCCGACCGCGTAGAATTGTGCAATGGCATTCTGCGCGTCGTGATCGTCAATGGAACTGGTCTGATCCCACTCGGCAGGGTCGCGCGGCTCGTTGAAGAAATCAAGGATTTCCTGCGCGGGAGCGTTCAGGACGAAAAGCGGCGCGCTTGCGTTTGTCAAGAGCGCCGCGGAATATTGATTATCGAGAGAGATGGAATAGGAACGCTGAATATTTCGCACCAAAACTTTGTTTTTTAGCGGGCGATATCTCCCCTTTCCGTTGTCATAGACCTCATCGTTTGCGTTGTATGAGTGACGATCAAGACGTTCATTTCCCTCCACTGAAATAGAGGCGGAACAAGCGCAGTCGCCATCACACCCTCCATCGGAGTTTTGATGCTTTCTTTTGCTTGAGGCAGTAAAAAGAACTTTGGGTCTCATAATCAATCAACAATCCAAAGGGCATGGTGTTCCATAGCCTTT contains the following coding sequences:
- a CDS encoding radical SAM protein codes for the protein MTNASAPLFVLNAPAQEILDFFNEPRDPAEWDQTSSIDDHDAQNAIAQFYAVGLLREATTQPELTALPQVASPLESWLYLTRACNLACAHCFVSKDMRRMSLETGLQAVDRLFELAQTHGHPEVKIKYAGGEPTMNWELIPALHARAKLRAQETGLNLTEVLVTNATLLNRERLQFIKDEGFRLSISLDGFGEGHDRQRPVRNGNPTFERVFQSVLLALEMGLKPYLITTITHLNVDDVPALVAFALEHRLMLNLNFYRPHSLDDTLAADNTSLTRALQEALKVIEENLPDYNFMEGLIDRSNFGTAHQHVCGAGRNYLSIDTDGSVLPCHMLTGYNLPGIPLQMLESPRFEDFPNPPIDHRNGCNTCEWRYWCAGGCPIHAKNITGTSNVSSPYCSVYKTIYPELVRLQALQLLQADLQAESSPV